The following proteins are encoded in a genomic region of Apteryx mantelli isolate bAptMan1 chromosome 37, bAptMan1.hap1, whole genome shotgun sequence:
- the EIF1AD gene encoding probable RNA-binding protein EIF1AD — protein sequence MSQATKRKHVAREVLDERVVPSPRQRIVRVLGTPGNNLHEVETAEGARFLVSMPPKFRRHIWIKRGDFLLVDPIEEGEKVKGEMRLVLFREHVRFLQRQGLWPEAFAPPDGQSPRQGDDAAELFVNTNRAGDTGDDEDTGDTDDEDTSDEDTDDDTGDTDGEDAGDTGDSEDKHAGTRDGGAQHTRCP from the exons atgtCGCAGGCCACCAAGCGGAAGCACGTGGCGCGCGAGGTGCTGGACGAGCGGGTGGTGCCGTCGCCGCGGCAGCGCATCGTGCGG GTGCTGGGGACGCCGGGCAACAACCTGCACGAGGTGGAGACGGCCGAGGGCGCCCGCTTCCTCGTCAGCATGCCGCCCAAGTTCCGCCGCCACATCTGGATCAAGAGAG GCGACTTCCTGCTCGTGGACCCCATCGAGGAGGGCGAGAAGGTGAAGGGCGAGATGCGGCTGGTGCTGTTCCGCGAGCACGTCCGCTTCCTGCAGCGCCAGGGCCTCTG gCCCGAGGCCTTCGCCCCACCGGACGGACAGAGCCCCCGGCAGGG ggacGACGCCGCGGAGCTCTTCGTCAACACGAACCGCGCCGGCGACACGGGTGACGACGAGGACACGGGTGACACGGACGACGAGGACACGAGTGACGAGGACACGGATGACGACACGGGCGACACGGACGGCGAGGACGCAGGGGACACGGGTGACAGCGAGGACAAACACGCGGGCACAAGGGACGGCGGCGCCCAGCACACGCGGTGCCCGTGA